The sequence TCCGATATTCTATTTTCTATGATTTCTCTTAGAGAGTTCACTTCCCGTAAATATGCCCTTGATATATATTTTAATCCGGTGATTTTAACACCATTAAACTCATAAATATCCATATTTTCTATAAGATTTGCTCCAAAATGTTTCAGTATCTCAACCGGCGATTTTTCTTTTGTAAGATTGCCTCTATCATGATTTCCGGCTATAAGATAAAAAGGAATATTTTTATCTTTTAAAAGTTTTAATATTTCTATTCCTTCTAATATAGCTTCATTTGAAGGTTTAGAAGAATGGAAAAAATCTCCGGAATGTATTACAAAATCTACATTTTCATCAATAGCTGTCTCTATTGCTTCTTTAAAAACATCAAAAAAATCCTTGCCTCTTTCAGGCAAGGAGTATTGATTATATCCAAGATGTGTATCTGAGATATGTAAAAACCGCATTATTTCTCACACATACTTTGTTTGCCTGTTAATTTCATCAATATGACATCAGATGGACAAAATCCTGTAACTCCGGCAATAAATGCCATAACGGCAACAAACCATATTAAATATTCTCCCCATTCATGACCACTATTCATAAGCACAAGACCTAAAACTAAAATAATTGACATCATTATTCTTTGTATTCTCATCGGTGACATTTTGCTTACCTCCAAAAATTTTATATAAATCTAATTATAATATAAAAAATTAATTTTACAATATTTTTAAATTAAAATTGTATAAGTTCAGAATGATGGTATATGCTTCAAAAATCTAAAAATATCATAAGCTTTTAGATATATATTTTCTTCTTCTTTATGAATTAAATCTGATAGGATTTTTGCTATATATGGAGCAAGTAAAATGCCATTTCTATGGTATCCGGTTGCAAAATATAGGTTTTTAATGTGACTTTTGCCTATAATAGGAAAATGGTCAGGTGTATCCGGTCTAAAACTAT is a genomic window of Venenivibrio stagnispumantis containing:
- a CDS encoding YgaP-like transmembrane domain; this translates as MSPMRIQRIMMSIILVLGLVLMNSGHEWGEYLIWFVAVMAFIAGVTGFCPSDVILMKLTGKQSMCEK